A part of Biomphalaria glabrata chromosome 3, xgBioGlab47.1, whole genome shotgun sequence genomic DNA contains:
- the LOC106057678 gene encoding small nuclear ribonucleoprotein Sm D2 isoform X1: MAAVQKPKSEMTPEELSQHEQEEFNTGPLSVLTQSVKNNTQVLINCRNNKKLLARVKAFDRHCNMVLENVKEMWTEQPKAGKGKKKSKPVNKDRFISKMFLRGDSVILVLRNPLATAK; this comes from the exons AT ggcaGCCGTGCAGAAACCTAAAAGTGAGATGACTCCTGAGGAGCTCTCTCAGCATGAACAGGAAGAGTTTAACACAGGCCCATTGTCTGTTCTGACTCAGTCAGTCAAAAATAACACACAGGTTCTTATCAACTGTCGAAACAACAAAAAGCTGTTAGCGCGTGTCAAAGCTTTTGAcag ACACTGTAACATGGTGCTAGAAAATGTCAAGGAGATGTGGACAGAACAACCCAAGGCTGGAAAGGGCAAAAAAAAGTCAAAGCCTGTGAATAAGGATCGTTTtatatctaaaatgtttttaagagGGGACTCAGTTATTTTAGTGCTCCGAAATCCATTGGCTacagcaaaataa
- the LOC106057677 gene encoding BTB/POZ domain-containing protein 6-B-like: protein MKSCIPAKDKEEEEMNQEVPQNFIPPCQPRMSASHSAQSSYTNQRDSCPISWQPTFLPTRNSTPPETPTLPNAKLSEQHNWQALVTNVHERNAVMFNNSLMADVFFTVGLGLNQKKIPGHKFILGSGSSVFYAMLYGGLAEEVKIMEISIPDVEPAAFLNLLRFLYCDEVWIEADTVLATLYAAKKYIVPQLATACVVYLETSLSAKNACVLLSQGRLFEELELMQRCWEVIDAQAEESLTSEGFTDIDKRTLETILSRETLNTKELCVFNAVCRWAKAECVRQELSPTPQNQRRILGDCIHLIRFPAMSLEDFANGPAQSGVLTLQECHDLFLHFTAQLSPKLPFKKIGRKGLTQYRVHRFQSSAYRSNQWRYRGRCDSIQFSVDRRIFIAGFGLYGSSNATSEYKVKMELKRNGVIEGVQSTKFLSDGSSNTFPVMFESPVQIEPETFYTASVILEGKELSYFGQEGVAELQCGKVTFQFQCSSDSTNGTGVQGGQIPELIFYC, encoded by the exons ATGAAGTCCTGTATTCCAGCAAAAGATAAAGAGGAAGAGGAAATGAACCAAGAGGTGCCTCAGAATTTCATCCCACCTTGCCAGCCAAGAATGAGTGCATCTCATTCCGCTCAGTCATCATACACCAATCAGAGAGATTCTTGTCCTATCTCATGGCAGCCAACCTTTTTGCCCACACGTAACTCAACACCCCCTGAGACACCAACATTGCCCAATGCAAAACTAAGTGAGCAGCACAACTGGCAGGCCTTGGTCACCAATGTGCATGAAAGAAATgctgtcatgtttaataattcATTAATGGCTGATGTATTTTTTACTGTTGGTTTGGGATTAAACCAGAAGAAGATACCAGGCCACAAATTTATACTTGGCTCAGGAAGCTCTGTGTTCTATGCTATGCTATATGGTGGTCTTGCTGAAGAAGTAAAAATTATGGAGATCAGCATTCCTGATGTGGAGCCAGCTGCCTTTTTAAACCTTTTGAg ATTTTTGTATTGTGATGAAGTTTGGATTGAAGCTGATACAGTACTCGCTACTCTCTATGCAGCCAAAAAATACATAGTTCCTCAACTAGCCACAGCTTGTGTTGTTTATCTTGAAACCAGTCTGAGTGCTAAAAATGCCTGTGTTCTCTTAAGCCAAGGAAGACTTTTTGAGGAGTTGGAGCTTATGCAGAGATGCTGGGAGGTTATTGACGCACAAGCAGAAGAGTCACTTACATCCGAAGGATTTACAGACATAGACAAACGCACGTTGGAAACAATACTGTCTCGTGAGACACTTAACACCAAAGAACTTTGTGTCTTTAATGCTGTGTGTAGGTGGGCAAAAGCAGAGTGTGTTCGCCAAGAACTCAGTCCAACACCTCAAAATCAGAGAAGGATTTTAGGTGACTGCATTCATTTAATCAGGTTCCCAGCTATGTCTCTTGAAGACTTTGCTAATGGGCCAGCTCAGTCAGGGGTGCTCACACTCCAGGAGTGCCATGATCTTTTCCTCCACTTCACTGCTCAACTCTCGCCCAAGCTGCCCTTTAAGAAAATAGGTAGAAAGGGCCTTACTCAGTATAGAGTTCACAGGTTTCAATCGTCTGCTTATAGAAGCAATCAATGGAGATACAGAGGCAGGTGTGACAGCATTCAGTTTTCTGTAGACAGGAGAATTTTTATAGCTGGCTTTGGGTTATATGGGTCAAGTAATGCCACGTCAGAATACAAAGTGAAAATGGAATTAAAGCGTAATGGGGTCATTGAAGGGGTGCAGTCTACAAAGTTCTTATCAGATGGTTCTAGCAACACATTTCCCGTCATGTTTGAAAGTCCTGTGCAGATTGAGCCAGAAACTTTTTATACAGCGAGTGTTATTCTAGAGGGTAAAGAGTTGAGCTATTTTGGTCAGGAGGGTGTGGCTGAACTCCAGTGTGGCAAAGTAACTTTTCAGTTTCAGTGCTCTTCAGATAGCACAAATGGTACAGGGGTTCAGGGAGGTCAAATACCTGAACTAATATTCTACTGCTAG